The sequence below is a genomic window from Methyloterricola oryzae.
CGTCACGACCATTAAGAAACCATCCCGCTTATGTCCGCTATCCGCTTGCCCTCGCTTAACACTCAGATAGTGCTCGGCGCTTCCGCCGGCATCGGCCTCGGATACGCCTTCAGGCTCACGCCAGACTCGAACTTTTCAGGCAATGGACTGTTCGTTTGCGGGCTCATCGGGGGGCTGTTCGTGGACCTTCTGAAGATGGTGCTGATACCGCTGATCTTCACATCCATCGCTACCGGCATCGCGAATCTGCGCGCCCACGCGTCCATGCATCGGGTGTGGCAGTGCACATTGGTCTATTTCCTCACCGCAACAGCGCTGGCCACCTTGCTTGGATTGCTTAGCGCAAATATTTTCGCACCGGGCGCAGGCATCGAGGTGACCCTGTTCCAACAGTCCATGGAGCACTTCGATCCTAGCCATCTCAGCCTCGAAGAATTTTTTACCCACTTGCTGCGTGGGCTGTTCATGAATCCGGTAGCCGCCATGGCCCAGGGTGAGGTGCTGCCAACGGTCATGTTCGCGTTGTTGGTGGGGATAGGCTTCGTTGTCTCGGGGGAAAACTCCCAACACCTGCTGACCCTGCTCACAGAACTCCTGCACATCGTGATGCTCCTCGTCAGCTGGATCATGAAACTGGCTCCCCTCGGGATCCTGGGCCTGCTGGCCAAGCTCACGGCGACACAGAATCCGGCGCTGTTTACCGGCCTGGGCAAGTTCATCGCGGTCGTGGTGGGCAGCACCCTGGCGCACGGAATCATCGTATTGCCGCTCCTTTTGTACCTCGTCACCGGCGTGGGTCCGCGGCGCTTTTTCAGGGGTTCCCGCGAGGCCCTCACCACTGCTCTGGCAACCTGTTCCAGCAGCGCCACCCTGCCCATCACCATGCGATGCACCGAAATCCAGCTTGGGGTATCGAAAGACATCGCACGCTTTGTGCCGCCACTCGGAGCCACCCTCAACATGGACGGCACAGCCCTCTATGAAGCCGCTGCCGCGCTCTTCGTGGCTGACCTGACCGGCGCAGAACTGAGCCTTGCCCAGCAGGTGGTGGTCTGCTTCACCGCCATCATCGCCTCCATCGGCGCGCCCGGCATCCCCAGCGCCGGCATGGTGACCATGGTGATGGTCCTGCAATCCGTAGGGTTGCCCGCCGAGGCGGTGGCGATACTACTGCCCATCGATCGGCTGCTCGACACCGTTCGCACCATGGTCAATGTGGAAGGCGACATGATCGGCAGCCTGATCGTCCAACGGCTGGCGGCAAATCCGGATAAAAACACTTCGTAGAAATTTCCGGGAATTTGTGCTGAAGTGAAGATACTAAAACCAAACCTATCGCAAGGTAGGGACGGAAAGTCGCGGATCCTGCCAAACAGGAAAGTCGAACTGCCGAGAATGACCATCGTCATGGTCAATGGGGCGTTCGGCTTTTTTCATTGCTGAAGTTCGGCCCTGCCGCCAGCCCTCTAGGCTGATACGCCGAACCGGAACCCATGCACCAAAAGCCAACAGCCGGACGCACCCTTAACTCATTTTAGGGAGGGGCGTGTCATGTTCCTTTCACTTATACAACTCAGAACAAGCTACCGCGCCACACTCCGCTGGCTCTGGTGTGGCCTGCTAGCCATATGCCTGGGGTTCTTCAGCACGACCGCGTCTTCTGGTGATAACGTGTGGTTTCAGGACCATTTCGGGGATGAAAATTCCTTGCCTAACTGGACCGTGTCTGGCAACGCAAGGATAGAAGATCGGATGCTGCGCCTTTGGACATGTACCTGGCACTATTACTGCGAAAGCCTGGGAGAATGGGCGTTCGATTCCTTCGTTCTGCTAAATCAGTCAAATGAACGGAACTTTGAACTGACCGCGCAATTAAATCCCTCCGATCCCACTTCTGGCCGCATCATTTTCAACGCCACAGATTACGCTATTGACCGAGGGAAGGCTTACTCCGTTTCGTTCGGCAATACGGATAGCACTGCTGCTGATTTGGCAAGTCATTTCAACCAAGCCATCTTGCGACGAATGGATATTGATCCTCTAGGAATTTTCCCTTACGGTGCCGAATCAACCATCGTCGCAACTTCTACATTTGACCCCGTCAATATTCCCGCCGTTGCCCGTTTAGTGGTCACTGGCGGGAAGATTCAGGTATTTCTGAAAGACAAGAAAATTTTGAGCTTTAACGACCAAATTCCGCTGCCAGCCGGAATGGTTGGGCTTGGAACTGGATATGATGGTAGCACTGCGAAGTTCGACGATTTTACGCTCGTAGCACTCCCGGACCTTCGCTGCAGCACT
It includes:
- a CDS encoding dicarboxylate/amino acid:cation symporter — its product is MSAIRLPSLNTQIVLGASAGIGLGYAFRLTPDSNFSGNGLFVCGLIGGLFVDLLKMVLIPLIFTSIATGIANLRAHASMHRVWQCTLVYFLTATALATLLGLLSANIFAPGAGIEVTLFQQSMEHFDPSHLSLEEFFTHLLRGLFMNPVAAMAQGEVLPTVMFALLVGIGFVVSGENSQHLLTLLTELLHIVMLLVSWIMKLAPLGILGLLAKLTATQNPALFTGLGKFIAVVVGSTLAHGIIVLPLLLYLVTGVGPRRFFRGSREALTTALATCSSSATLPITMRCTEIQLGVSKDIARFVPPLGATLNMDGTALYEAAAALFVADLTGAELSLAQQVVVCFTAIIASIGAPGIPSAGMVTMVMVLQSVGLPAEAVAILLPIDRLLDTVRTMVNVEGDMIGSLIVQRLAANPDKNTS